TATAACTTTTGTATTCTATCAAATTAAGATAGTTCTTCCAAAGTCTTTTTAATCTCTTCTTTACCTTGAAGACCAACAAGTGTTTTAGCTGGCTCACCATTTTTAAAGAAGATCATAGTTGGGATACCACGGATACCGTACTTTTGAGCTAGGTCTCCATTCTCATCAACATTAACTTTTAAAATTTTAGCGTTCTCACCGATTTCTCCAGCAACTTCGTCTAGAACTGGTCCAAGTGTTCTACATGGTC
The window above is part of the Halobacteriovorax sp. HLS genome. Proteins encoded here:
- the trxA gene encoding thioredoxin, which gives rise to MSNVGKTDQASFDTDVINSDKPVLVDFWAEWCGPCRTLGPVLDEVAGEIGENAKILKVNVDENGDLAQKYGIRGIPTMIFFKNGEPAKTLVGLQGKEEIKKTLEELS